From Pelotomaculum schinkii, the proteins below share one genomic window:
- a CDS encoding ABC transporter permease yields the protein MRQPLKKGLGTMSLVISIIILLFVWWLLALALKSPAVPPPLGALKSFLTSLRGELLIHLGISLYRVLVSLILAAAIGVPLGIFLGKNPEIDARIAPMIYLTYPVPKVVFMPIFLILLGIGDISKIVLITLIIFYQILVTTRDAAKNLAKGYISSVRSLGACSRDLYLHVFLPGCLPSILTSLRLGLGTAMAVLFLAETYATQKGIGFFIMDSLSRMNYEEMFAGIIAMGLMGFILYIMLDKMEKALCEWVHL from the coding sequence ATGCGGCAACCGCTTAAAAAAGGACTGGGAACGATGTCACTCGTTATTTCTATCATAATTCTCCTGTTCGTCTGGTGGCTTCTCGCCCTGGCTTTAAAAAGCCCGGCTGTTCCTCCCCCTTTAGGCGCCTTAAAAAGCTTTTTGACTAGCCTCCGGGGGGAACTTCTTATTCACCTGGGCATCAGCCTTTACCGTGTTCTTGTGAGCCTCATTCTGGCGGCAGCCATTGGAGTGCCATTGGGTATTTTCTTGGGTAAAAACCCGGAAATCGACGCCAGGATCGCACCCATGATTTACCTGACTTATCCAGTGCCAAAGGTTGTCTTTATGCCTATTTTTCTTATCCTTCTGGGAATCGGGGATATTTCCAAAATCGTATTGATCACCCTGATCATATTTTATCAAATCCTTGTGACAACACGGGATGCAGCAAAAAATCTGGCAAAAGGATATATTTCTTCAGTTCGTTCACTGGGGGCCTGCTCCCGGGATTTATACCTGCACGTTTTTCTTCCAGGCTGCTTACCGTCCATACTCACCTCTCTGCGACTGGGGCTGGGGACAGCCATGGCCGTACTCTTTCTGGCGGAAACTTATGCCACCCAAAAGGGTATCGGTTTTTTTATTATGGATTCTCTGAGCCGGATGAATTATGAAGAAATGTTCGCAGGCATTATCGCCATGGGGCTAATGGGATTTATTCTCTATATCATGCTGGATAAGATGGAAAAGGCGCTATGCGAATGGGTTCATTTATAA
- a CDS encoding TetR/AcrR family transcriptional regulator, with protein MAYRQTDKVREKFDLKKKEIIKAAREVFAENSYQGTSIKVLAQKAKIATGTFYLYFSNKETLINMIVDELFQELLNSIKNERAKFTDGFDKLKASMEACIKLFVREKGMAKILLVQVPSVNNAFNAKLIELENELIKLTKEDLDELKSLGRLPDDDTLVSAMAFVGSFRQVIINWLREGKPENLEAAFDTLMKYNIRGLGQ; from the coding sequence ATGGCTTACCGGCAAACTGATAAGGTAAGAGAAAAATTTGATCTTAAAAAAAAAGAAATAATTAAGGCAGCCCGTGAGGTTTTTGCCGAGAACAGTTATCAGGGAACATCTATTAAGGTGCTGGCTCAAAAAGCAAAAATCGCTACCGGCACCTTCTACCTTTATTTTTCCAACAAAGAAACCTTGATTAATATGATTGTCGATGAACTATTCCAGGAACTCCTTAACTCAATAAAAAATGAACGGGCGAAATTTACCGATGGATTTGATAAACTTAAGGCTTCCATGGAAGCATGCATTAAACTTTTTGTAAGAGAAAAAGGCATGGCAAAGATCCTGCTGGTCCAAGTACCTAGTGTAAATAATGCCTTCAATGCCAAGCTTATCGAGCTTGAAAACGAGCTGATTAAACTAACCAAAGAGGACCTGGATGAATTAAAAAGTCTGGGACGACTGCCCGATGATGATACCCTGGTCAGCGCCATGGCTTTTGTGGGCAGCTTCCGGCAGGTAATCATCAACTGGCTGCGGGAAGGAAAACCGGAAAACCTGGAAGCGGCCTTTGACACTTTGATGAAATATAATATCAGGGGATTGGGGCAATAA
- the deoC gene encoding deoxyribose-phosphate aldolase, producing the protein MEDQAFLSKAELAGLIDHTLLKPDATPRDIIELCSQAVSFGFKAVCVNPCYIPLVHRELTGSRVLICTVVGFPLGAGDPALKAVEAGAAVRAGALEVDVVMNIGFFKGGLLTQVQDDLAAVVQAARRENSQVAVKVILETCLLNNQEKIVACRLAVEAGADFVKTSTGFGKGGATIQDVALLRRAVGPSFGVKAAGGIRNLQAALNMIKAGANRLGTSSGASILLEHSHLIDIQPG; encoded by the coding sequence ATGGAAGATCAGGCGTTCCTTTCCAAAGCTGAGTTGGCCGGGCTAATTGACCACACCCTTTTGAAGCCGGATGCCACTCCAAGGGATATTATAGAACTTTGCAGTCAGGCAGTAAGTTTCGGATTCAAAGCGGTTTGTGTCAATCCCTGTTATATCCCTTTGGTGCACAGGGAACTTACCGGCTCAAGAGTACTTATTTGCACGGTGGTCGGATTTCCCCTGGGGGCCGGTGACCCTGCGCTTAAGGCGGTAGAGGCAGGAGCCGCTGTACGGGCCGGAGCCTTGGAAGTCGACGTGGTGATGAATATTGGTTTTTTCAAGGGGGGCCTGTTGACCCAAGTACAAGACGATTTGGCGGCAGTAGTGCAGGCGGCCAGGAGAGAGAATTCTCAGGTCGCGGTAAAAGTTATACTGGAAACATGTTTGCTGAATAACCAGGAGAAAATTGTCGCCTGCCGGCTGGCTGTTGAGGCTGGCGCTGATTTTGTAAAAACCTCAACGGGATTTGGAAAGGGAGGCGCGACAATTCAGGATGTGGCCCTTTTGAGACGGGCAGTGGGACCATCGTTCGGGGTTAAGGCAGCCGGGGGGATTCGTAATCTCCAGGCTGCTTTAAACATGATCAAAGCAGGCGCTAACCGCCTTGGCACCAGTTCCGGCGCGTCCATATTATTAGAGCATTCTCATTTAATTGACATACAGCCTGGTTAA
- a CDS encoding DUF3231 family protein — MEAKQWLEKTKDYVSETATYQDTELTSAEVSSLWNTYIHYSLLTCVFRYFERIEADESDIRPLMSEILGLSEKRIRRVAEIFNKDNVNVPMGFTEKDLNLGAPRLFTDSYHLYYMRNMCEFGLTRNILNLNLSTRSDIIDFYEKSIATTTELNRKVVNVMLSKGILPRHPYIPISDQRAITRQTSFLTGFIGEKRPLLAEEISHLYLNILINHIGRVLLTGFAQVAKSEKVRDYMLGGIKISDSIIEEFTSILREDGIPTPLPWDAGVTDSTVAPFSDKLMMYHVGLLNNSGVGAYGVSLAASPRHDIGAKYVKFMANAGMYAEKGTKIMMENGWMEEPPQVYKGNKVGKTH; from the coding sequence ATGGAGGCGAAGCAGTGGTTAGAAAAAACAAAGGATTATGTTTCAGAAACGGCTACATATCAAGACACAGAACTTACTTCAGCAGAGGTTTCGTCATTGTGGAATACTTACATTCATTATAGTTTGCTTACGTGTGTATTTAGGTATTTTGAAAGGATTGAGGCTGATGAAAGCGATATCCGCCCCTTAATGTCTGAAATCTTAGGATTAAGCGAGAAACGCATAAGAAGAGTCGCTGAAATATTTAATAAGGACAATGTCAATGTTCCCATGGGTTTTACAGAAAAAGATCTTAACCTGGGAGCTCCCAGGCTTTTCACCGACTCCTACCATCTTTATTATATGAGAAATATGTGTGAGTTCGGCCTTACAAGGAATATCTTGAATCTAAATCTTTCTACGCGCTCAGACATTATTGATTTTTATGAAAAATCAATTGCTACTACAACCGAATTAAATAGAAAAGTTGTTAACGTTATGTTGTCAAAAGGCATTCTCCCGAGGCATCCTTACATCCCTATCTCTGATCAAAGGGCTATAACCAGGCAAACCAGCTTTTTAACCGGGTTTATAGGAGAAAAACGACCGCTTTTAGCTGAAGAAATATCCCACTTATACCTAAATATATTGATTAACCATATTGGGCGTGTTCTCTTAACTGGTTTCGCTCAGGTAGCGAAGTCGGAAAAAGTAAGGGATTACATGTTGGGAGGGATAAAAATATCAGATAGTATAATCGAGGAATTTACCTCGATACTTCGAGAAGACGGTATCCCCACCCCGTTACCATGGGATGCAGGTGTCACTGATTCAACTGTTGCACCTTTTTCAGACAAGCTAATGATGTATCATGTAGGACTGCTAAATAATTCAGGGGTAGGAGCATACGGGGTTTCATTGGCGGCATCGCCGAGGCACGACATTGGTGCAAAGTATGTCAAATTCATGGCAAACGCAGGGATGTACGCAGAAAAAGGTACAAAGATTATGATGGAAAATGGTTGGATGGAAGAACCACCGCAGGTGTATAAGGGCAATAAAGTTGGTAAAACACACTAA
- a CDS encoding ABC transporter ATP-binding protein, with translation MQDYFLSIKSLKVLYEQKGETVTALDSVNLSLNQGKRGVIIGPSGCGKSTLISVLAGLNSNYSGEVLIDGRPPTIGGETAMILQDFGLLPWKTVWDNVVLGLKLRKRTTAEINVAVATLLEKLGLCSLAKRYPAQLSGGQRQRVAIARALVLEPRLLLMDEPFSSLDALTREEIQDFLLEIWEETRLTILLITHNIEEAVFLGQKIFIMSSGPGHIQQEVENGLAGASHLRGKVQFLEMCSSLRSFLRGRYSDAATA, from the coding sequence GTGCAGGATTATTTCCTATCAATAAAATCCTTAAAAGTCCTTTACGAGCAAAAAGGAGAGACAGTCACAGCACTTGACTCTGTTAATCTCTCTCTGAACCAGGGCAAAAGAGGTGTTATTATCGGCCCTTCAGGCTGCGGTAAAAGCACCCTGATTAGCGTATTGGCAGGTCTGAATTCAAACTATTCCGGAGAAGTGTTAATCGACGGCAGACCGCCTACTATAGGTGGAGAAACAGCTATGATTCTACAGGATTTTGGTCTCCTGCCCTGGAAGACGGTTTGGGACAATGTGGTTTTGGGTCTTAAACTTCGGAAAAGGACCACCGCAGAAATTAACGTGGCAGTAGCCACGCTCCTGGAAAAACTGGGCCTCTGCTCCCTGGCCAAAAGATACCCAGCCCAATTAAGCGGTGGTCAGAGGCAACGGGTAGCCATTGCCAGGGCTTTGGTGCTGGAGCCTAGACTCTTATTGATGGACGAGCCTTTTTCTTCGCTGGACGCCCTGACGCGAGAAGAAATCCAGGATTTCCTTCTGGAAATCTGGGAAGAAACCCGGCTCACAATCTTATTGATCACCCATAATATTGAAGAAGCTGTTTTCCTGGGCCAAAAGATCTTTATCATGTCTTCCGGCCCAGGACATATTCAACAGGAAGTAGAGAACGGATTAGCAGGGGCCTCCCACCTGAGGGGAAAGGTACAATTCCTTGAAATGTGCAGTTCCCTTCGATCATTTTTGCGCGGGAGGTACAGTGATGCGGCAACCGCTTAA
- a CDS encoding ABC transporter substrate-binding protein has translation MKNTVRLIGLILLVLSLLLLAGCGQTKVTAVKTAPEKLKIGILPLEDAMPAVVAEKNGYFAQENLDVELVRFQSAVEQESAIQSGQLDGIVNDLIVAALLKESGQNIKVTSIALGSTPEEGKFAIVAAPKSGINTLADLKGKKIGIANNTIIEYVTDGLLEDGGIDPSLVDKVSVPKIPVRMEMLFSHQVDAIVVPDPLLTFAEFKGAKIVVRDTARNLSQSVVIFNQKTLNEKKGAVEAFYRAYANAVDDLNNHPVDYQQVMIDNVNIPEQIAKDYQIQRYPKPQLPAEEDVNNILKWMTKKGLLKTDLKYQDLVEKI, from the coding sequence GTGAAAAATACTGTGAGGTTGATAGGCTTAATTTTGCTGGTTTTATCTCTTCTTTTGCTGGCCGGATGCGGGCAAACGAAAGTGACAGCAGTAAAAACAGCGCCGGAAAAATTAAAGATCGGAATATTGCCCCTTGAGGACGCCATGCCTGCAGTAGTGGCGGAGAAAAATGGTTACTTTGCTCAGGAAAACCTTGATGTTGAACTTGTTCGTTTTCAGAGCGCGGTGGAACAGGAAAGCGCCATACAGTCCGGGCAACTGGACGGCATTGTCAACGATTTGATAGTGGCGGCACTTTTAAAAGAATCCGGCCAGAATATCAAAGTCACTTCAATAGCACTCGGGTCAACTCCCGAGGAAGGAAAATTCGCCATTGTCGCTGCGCCAAAGTCCGGCATTAACACACTCGCAGACTTAAAAGGTAAAAAAATAGGGATCGCTAACAATACCATCATCGAATATGTTACGGACGGTCTGCTGGAGGATGGCGGGATTGACCCGTCCCTGGTTGACAAAGTGTCCGTGCCTAAAATCCCCGTACGCATGGAGATGCTTTTCAGCCACCAGGTTGACGCCATTGTGGTACCCGATCCCCTGCTGACCTTTGCCGAGTTTAAAGGCGCCAAAATCGTAGTCCGGGATACGGCTCGTAACCTTTCCCAGTCTGTGGTGATTTTCAACCAAAAAACATTAAACGAGAAGAAAGGTGCTGTAGAAGCATTCTACCGGGCATATGCCAATGCAGTGGACGACCTCAATAACCATCCGGTTGATTACCAACAAGTAATGATTGATAATGTCAATATTCCCGAACAAATTGCCAAAGACTATCAAATCCAGCGCTATCCCAAACCCCAGCTTCCCGCAGAGGAGGATGTCAACAATATTTTGAAGTGGATGACAAAAAAAGGCCTGCTGAAAACAGATTTAAAATACCAGGACCTGGTTGAAAAAATTTAA
- the istB gene encoding IS21-like element helper ATPase IstB: MLNDSTVAKLHEMKLSVMAAAFREQLKNANLSDMAFEERFGLLIDAEWAARKNNRLSRLIKNAGFAFNDACIENIEYHDDRKLDKAQIIRLASCNYIQEAHNIIILGATGSGKTYLSNAFGMAASRNFYTVKYVRLPDLLGELAIARGEGTYRKVIKAYKQVKLLILDEWLLFPLKESEARDLLEIVESRYKKASTIFCSQFEIGGWYHKIGEPTLADAISDRIVHDSYTIFIDGKNSMRERKGIANR, from the coding sequence ATGCTAAACGATTCAACCGTAGCCAAGCTTCACGAAATGAAGCTTAGTGTCATGGCTGCAGCATTCCGGGAACAGCTCAAAAACGCAAACTTGTCTGACATGGCTTTTGAAGAACGCTTCGGTCTGCTGATCGATGCCGAATGGGCAGCCCGTAAAAACAATCGGCTGTCGCGCTTGATCAAAAACGCGGGTTTTGCCTTCAATGACGCTTGTATTGAGAACATTGAGTATCATGACGATCGCAAACTCGACAAAGCTCAAATCATCCGCTTGGCTAGCTGTAACTACATCCAAGAAGCCCATAACATCATAATCCTTGGAGCCACGGGTAGCGGAAAAACCTACCTCTCAAATGCTTTTGGCATGGCTGCCAGCCGAAACTTTTACACGGTTAAATATGTACGGCTTCCCGATCTGCTGGGTGAATTGGCCATTGCACGCGGTGAGGGGACATACCGCAAGGTCATCAAAGCTTACAAACAGGTAAAGCTGCTCATTTTGGATGAATGGCTTCTGTTTCCGCTCAAGGAAAGCGAAGCCCGCGATCTGCTTGAGATCGTAGAATCTCGTTACAAAAAAGCTTCTACCATATTCTGTTCCCAGTTTGAGATCGGCGGTTGGTATCATAAAATTGGCGAACCGACACTGGCCGATGCCATTTCAGATCGCATTGTGCATGATTCCTACACCATTTTTATCGACGGTAAAAACTCTATGCGGGAGCGCAAGGGTATTGCCAACAGATAA
- the istA gene encoding IS21 family transposase: MTSYKEILRLHSLGINNSRIASGCGCSRTTVINVLQRAKDQGLSWQTVAEMSDKELSQRLFSSESAKPAYKMPNYDYIHREMAKSGVTLTLLWLEYCDQCRESGQVPYKSTQFNKYYADYVKSTKATMHIHRKPGEIMEVDSAGQTARIIDTDTGEIIQAYVFVAALPYSGYAYVEAFLSQNQESWITAHINAYRFFGGITRIMVPDNLKTGVEKVTKGEAVINKTYQEMAEHYGTAVIPCRVRAPKDKPTVEGSVGIISTWILAALRNQQFLSLRELNAAIREKLMVFLEKPFQKKNGSRATLFDEEKPFLLPLPLKPFELATWKIATVQYNYHISVETQKYSVPFEYIKQKVDVRITRNVIEVFFQGNRICSHPRLYGRSNQYSTLEAHMPPDHQKYVSWNGDRFKSWAAKIGENTSAVINLFLGSHKVEQQGYKACMALLKLADKYSVERLESACTKALSYTVQPSLKSVQAILKSGQDKLPKETPGHSSSEFGLTRGADYYSRRDGKC; the protein is encoded by the coding sequence ATGACCAGTTACAAAGAGATTCTGCGGCTACATAGCCTCGGAATCAACAACAGCCGCATTGCGTCTGGATGCGGATGCTCTCGAACCACGGTTATTAACGTGCTTCAAAGAGCAAAGGATCAAGGGCTAAGTTGGCAGACAGTGGCCGAAATGTCCGACAAGGAGTTGTCACAGCGCCTTTTTTCTTCGGAGAGCGCTAAGCCCGCGTACAAAATGCCGAATTACGACTACATCCATCGTGAGATGGCGAAAAGCGGTGTGACCTTAACTCTGTTATGGCTTGAATACTGCGACCAGTGTCGCGAATCCGGGCAAGTACCGTACAAGTCGACCCAGTTCAACAAATATTACGCTGACTATGTGAAAAGCACCAAGGCAACCATGCACATTCACCGTAAGCCTGGGGAAATCATGGAGGTAGACTCGGCGGGACAAACCGCCAGGATCATCGACACAGACACGGGAGAGATTATCCAAGCCTATGTGTTTGTGGCTGCCCTGCCATACAGCGGCTATGCCTATGTGGAAGCCTTCCTTTCACAAAATCAGGAGAGCTGGATTACCGCCCATATCAACGCCTATCGCTTCTTCGGTGGAATCACTCGCATTATGGTACCGGACAACTTAAAAACCGGCGTGGAGAAGGTGACGAAAGGCGAAGCAGTTATTAACAAGACCTATCAGGAGATGGCTGAACATTATGGTACAGCGGTTATTCCATGCAGAGTTAGGGCTCCCAAAGATAAACCCACGGTAGAAGGATCGGTCGGCATCATCTCAACATGGATACTCGCTGCTCTGCGTAATCAGCAGTTTTTATCGTTACGAGAGCTGAATGCTGCCATTCGGGAAAAGCTAATGGTTTTTCTAGAGAAACCTTTTCAGAAGAAGAACGGGAGCAGAGCCACCTTGTTCGATGAGGAAAAACCCTTCTTGCTGCCGTTGCCCTTAAAGCCATTTGAATTGGCGACCTGGAAGATTGCCACTGTTCAATACAATTACCATATCAGTGTGGAGACCCAGAAGTATTCGGTGCCGTTTGAATACATCAAGCAGAAAGTTGATGTCAGGATTACCCGCAATGTGATTGAGGTCTTCTTCCAAGGCAATCGCATTTGTTCTCATCCCCGGCTCTATGGTAGGAGCAATCAATACAGCACCCTGGAAGCCCATATGCCACCAGATCATCAAAAATATGTGTCTTGGAACGGCGACCGCTTTAAATCCTGGGCAGCCAAAATCGGTGAGAATACAAGCGCTGTCATTAACCTGTTTTTAGGAAGTCACAAAGTCGAGCAGCAGGGCTACAAGGCTTGTATGGCTCTTTTGAAACTGGCCGACAAATATTCGGTGGAGCGCCTTGAATCGGCCTGCACCAAAGCATTGTCCTACACTGTACAGCCTAGCTTGAAGAGCGTTCAGGCCATCTTAAAATCCGGTCAGGACAAGCTGCCGAAAGAAACCCCGGGCCATTCCTCCTCTGAGTTTGGACTCACACGAGGAGCCGATTACTACAGCAGGAGGGATGGAAAATGCTAA
- a CDS encoding D-alanine--D-alanine ligase — MSPKIGVLMGGRSPEREISLKTGAAVYNALAKLGRPAVKIDVGLDVVERIKEEGIELAFLALHGKYGEDGAIQGLLEMIGVPYTGSGVLASSLAMDKIATKKMLSYEGLPTPHFLELENNAVKGLGLQAAAETIYSKMELPLVVKAPTQGSTIGISFVHKKDDLVSALELAYRYDRTALVEQFIDGREITASVLGNEKPVALPLIEIVTTTGVYDYEAKYTAGLSDHIIPPRISREQQEIIKDLAVRAFKALGCRGLARVDFMLDHEGNPFILEVNTIPGMTATSLFPDAARAEGIEFPELIDRILKLALES; from the coding sequence GTGTCGCCCAAAATTGGTGTCCTGATGGGAGGCCGCTCCCCCGAGCGGGAAATATCGCTAAAGACAGGAGCGGCCGTTTATAATGCGCTTGCAAAACTAGGTCGCCCGGCAGTGAAAATTGATGTGGGACTTGATGTTGTTGAAAGAATAAAGGAAGAGGGTATAGAGCTGGCTTTCCTGGCGTTGCACGGCAAGTATGGAGAAGACGGGGCCATTCAGGGGTTGCTGGAAATGATTGGCGTACCTTACACGGGTTCCGGGGTCCTTGCCAGTTCTCTTGCCATGGACAAAATAGCTACCAAAAAGATGCTGAGCTACGAAGGCCTGCCGACGCCGCATTTTCTGGAACTGGAAAATAATGCTGTCAAAGGACTGGGTCTGCAGGCTGCTGCGGAAACAATCTACAGCAAAATGGAGCTGCCGTTAGTAGTCAAGGCGCCAACCCAGGGTTCTACTATAGGTATCAGTTTTGTTCACAAGAAAGATGACCTGGTTAGCGCTCTGGAACTGGCTTACCGCTATGATCGCACAGCCCTCGTAGAGCAGTTTATTGATGGCAGGGAAATAACAGCCTCAGTGCTCGGCAACGAAAAACCGGTGGCGCTGCCCCTGATTGAGATTGTCACAACGACCGGGGTTTACGATTATGAGGCCAAGTATACAGCCGGTTTGAGTGATCATATTATACCGCCACGCATTTCACGAGAGCAGCAGGAGATTATCAAGGATCTTGCCGTACGGGCCTTTAAAGCATTAGGCTGCAGGGGATTGGCCAGGGTTGATTTCATGCTTGATCACGAAGGCAATCCGTTCATTTTGGAGGTTAATACCATCCCGGGTATGACTGCAACCAGCCTCTTCCCGGATGCTGCCCGTGCCGAAGGCATCGAATTTCCGGAACTGATTGACCGGATTTTAAAACTGGCCCTGGAAAGTTAG
- a CDS encoding 1,4-dihydroxy-2-naphthoate polyprenyltransferase, which yields MNIMDMMVSPQQQQSILKIWMLAVRPKTLPAAVGPVLVGTALVAGDQAFRIGPALAALLAALLLQIGSNLANDVFDFKKGMDTKERTGPMRVTQAGLLSPRQVLAGMWTVFTLAFLIGTYLIWVGGWPILLIGVLSIITAIAYTGGPYPLGYHGLGEIFVFIFFGPVAVCGTYYVQAGFIGASAWWASIPMGFLICAILVVNNYRDMETDKKGGKRTLAVRLGPSCTRLEYYFFLMASQLVPLIMWLSGEYSLWMIMSWISLPLIRPLVRDVQTKKGVALNATLAGTARFSLIFSILFSIGYLIDKL from the coding sequence ATGAATATTATGGATATGATGGTAAGCCCTCAACAACAACAGAGTATTCTGAAAATATGGATGCTGGCCGTTCGTCCGAAGACATTACCTGCAGCTGTTGGACCTGTGTTGGTAGGTACGGCACTCGTTGCCGGCGATCAGGCTTTCAGAATCGGGCCGGCCCTAGCGGCCCTGTTGGCGGCCTTGCTTTTACAGATCGGTTCCAACCTGGCCAACGATGTTTTTGATTTTAAAAAAGGAATGGATACCAAAGAAAGGACCGGGCCCATGAGAGTTACCCAGGCGGGCCTATTAAGCCCCCGTCAGGTACTGGCGGGGATGTGGACAGTCTTCACACTGGCCTTTTTGATTGGTACATACCTGATCTGGGTTGGGGGATGGCCCATCCTGTTAATTGGGGTTTTGTCCATTATTACCGCCATTGCTTATACAGGGGGTCCATATCCCCTTGGTTATCACGGTCTGGGTGAGATTTTCGTCTTTATCTTCTTTGGACCGGTAGCTGTCTGCGGCACTTATTATGTTCAGGCAGGATTTATCGGCGCTTCAGCCTGGTGGGCATCCATTCCCATGGGGTTTTTAATTTGTGCGATACTTGTAGTAAATAACTACCGGGATATGGAAACTGATAAAAAAGGAGGCAAAAGGACTCTGGCCGTCCGCTTAGGACCCTCCTGCACCCGGTTGGAATATTACTTTTTTCTTATGGCCTCTCAATTGGTACCATTAATTATGTGGTTAAGCGGTGAATATTCGCTGTGGATGATCATGTCTTGGATTTCCTTACCCCTTATCAGGCCGCTGGTCCGTGATGTGCAAACAAAAAAAGGTGTCGCTCTGAATGCTACCCTGGCCGGGACAGCCCGTTTTTCGTTAATTTTCAGTATTTTATTTTCTATTGGTTATCTAATAGATAAGTTATAA